In a genomic window of Streptomyces katrae:
- a CDS encoding 3'-5' exonuclease produces MGREGRITIGLDGRYLIADLDKLAAEADGEQYLTAQAAADVLEIRPSDWRYVEAAGWIEPAETYEKAVGQRRTVTVALFRLGDVRDLRDMPGGLGGRRGLGKGVPSPLREYAKLAPTRADAVKAFCQQLANWYGTVVWAWHSPYSGGWELDWARTEEGPTKATVRQLLAADPAVGSYADEITLCPLWGRITRRARQLLEPGVAVVLDTETTDLFGQTIELAVIDAATGKVLQDTLVKPTVPITEGARHVHGISDEDVDTARPFEKVLPRLRKVTTDRIICAYNAEFDRAVILGDVQRAGKKPGHLEPRESWYCLMEAYAAWLGSNRWLRLGGGHRAAGDCLALLELLKRMAKGRGSTFTPRPAAHGEPVPGPPIGTALAAPVPGQLTGEAAPA; encoded by the coding sequence ATGGGCCGCGAGGGCCGTATCACCATCGGCCTTGATGGGCGGTACCTGATCGCCGACCTGGACAAGCTCGCCGCGGAGGCCGACGGCGAGCAGTACCTCACCGCGCAGGCCGCCGCCGACGTCCTGGAGATCCGGCCCAGCGACTGGCGGTATGTGGAGGCGGCCGGGTGGATCGAGCCCGCCGAGACCTATGAGAAGGCGGTCGGCCAGCGGCGGACCGTCACGGTGGCCCTCTTCCGGCTCGGCGACGTCCGCGACCTGCGGGACATGCCCGGTGGACTGGGAGGCCGCCGAGGTCTGGGCAAGGGCGTGCCATCTCCGCTGCGCGAGTACGCCAAGCTGGCGCCCACCCGCGCCGACGCGGTGAAGGCCTTCTGCCAGCAGCTCGCCAACTGGTACGGCACGGTGGTGTGGGCGTGGCACTCCCCGTACTCGGGCGGGTGGGAGCTGGACTGGGCGCGCACCGAGGAGGGGCCGACAAAGGCGACCGTCCGTCAGCTGCTCGCCGCCGACCCGGCCGTCGGCTCCTACGCCGACGAGATCACCCTATGCCCCCTGTGGGGCCGGATCACCCGCCGAGCCCGCCAGCTCCTGGAGCCGGGCGTCGCGGTCGTGCTGGACACCGAGACCACCGACCTATTCGGACAAACGATCGAGCTCGCCGTCATCGACGCGGCCACCGGCAAGGTGCTCCAGGACACCCTGGTGAAGCCCACCGTCCCGATCACCGAGGGAGCCCGGCACGTGCACGGCATCTCCGACGAGGACGTGGACACGGCGAGGCCCTTCGAAAAGGTCCTCCCGCGCCTGCGGAAGGTCACCACGGACCGGATCATCTGCGCCTACAACGCGGAGTTCGACCGCGCCGTCATCCTCGGCGACGTCCAGCGGGCCGGGAAGAAGCCCGGGCACCTGGAGCCCCGCGAGTCCTGGTACTGCCTCATGGAGGCGTACGCCGCGTGGCTCGGCTCGAACCGGTGGCTGCGGCTCGGCGGCGGCCACCGCGCGGCCGGCGACTGCCTCGCATTACTTGAACTTTTGAAGCGCATGGCAAAAGGCCGTGGGTCGACGTTCACGCCCCGGCCGGCCGCGCACGGCGAGCCCGTTCCAGGGCCGCCCATCGGGACCGCCCTGGCCGCCCCTGTCCCGGGGCAGTTGACGGGCGAGGCTGCTCCCGCGTAG
- a CDS encoding quinone oxidoreductase family protein, with amino-acid sequence MRAIQVYEVGGPEVLQVAKVDQPRPGPDEAVVEVAASGVNFLDVYHREGRYSLPLPFTPGAEGAGTVVEVGPGVADVAVGDRVGWVEIPGTYAERAVVDSSRLVPLPDDIGFETAAAVLLQGMTAHYLVKDAYPVQGGDTVLVHAAAGGMGLLLTQLITHLGGRVIGTTSTTAKAELAKRAGAAEVILSSAVDDLAAEVRRLNGGQGLPVVFDGVGAHTFDASLASLRTRGHLVLFGAASGAVPPFDPIRLAHGGSLTLIRPSLGHFIADRSELLRRAADVFEWVRSKALEVTVTGRYALSEAAQAHSDLEARRTTGKLLVIPDAAAMGRREETQS; translated from the coding sequence ATGCGAGCGATTCAGGTGTACGAAGTGGGCGGTCCCGAGGTGCTGCAGGTGGCCAAGGTGGACCAGCCGAGGCCGGGTCCGGACGAGGCGGTCGTGGAGGTCGCCGCGTCCGGGGTCAACTTCCTCGACGTCTACCACCGCGAAGGCCGGTACAGCCTTCCGCTGCCCTTCACCCCGGGCGCTGAGGGCGCTGGCACGGTCGTCGAAGTCGGACCCGGCGTCGCTGACGTCGCGGTCGGGGACCGGGTCGGTTGGGTGGAGATTCCCGGCACTTATGCCGAGCGGGCCGTCGTGGACTCCTCCCGGCTGGTGCCGCTGCCCGACGATATCGGCTTCGAGACAGCCGCCGCCGTGCTCCTCCAAGGCATGACCGCGCACTATCTCGTCAAGGACGCCTACCCGGTTCAGGGGGGCGACACGGTGCTCGTGCATGCGGCTGCCGGTGGCATGGGGCTGCTTCTGACCCAGCTCATCACCCATCTCGGCGGCAGGGTGATCGGCACGACGTCGACCACGGCGAAGGCCGAGCTGGCCAAGCGTGCCGGGGCCGCCGAGGTGATCCTTTCCTCCGCGGTCGACGATCTCGCAGCCGAGGTGAGACGGCTCAACGGCGGTCAGGGACTGCCGGTCGTCTTCGACGGCGTCGGCGCGCACACCTTCGATGCGAGCCTCGCCAGCCTGCGAACCCGCGGCCATCTCGTGCTCTTCGGCGCGGCAAGTGGTGCCGTGCCGCCGTTTGATCCGATTCGGCTCGCCCACGGCGGTTCGCTGACCCTGATCCGGCCCAGCCTCGGGCACTTCATCGCCGATCGGTCCGAACTGCTCCGACGAGCCGCCGATGTGTTCGAGTGGGTGCGCTCCAAGGCGCTGGAGGTCACCGTAACGGGCCGCTACGCCTTGTCCGAGGCCGCCCAGGCCCACAGCGATCTGGAGGCTCGGCGTACCACCGGCAAGCTGCTCGTCATACCCGATGCGGCCGCTATGGGACGCCGCGAGGAGACGCAGAGCTGA
- a CDS encoding SMI1/KNR4 family protein, whose product MTQEFDLAASLVEGIGGRSGAWTFIQGFAAHWASPLESADGWTEVDLTAAEERLGVRLPAALREAYLLFGRRRDLTSNHDVLLGPTELYVDDAKAALVFRHENQGAVSWGILLDSLQNDDPAVFFRTNLADGSAERWEGWLERLSLAFVEVVLSEYLQADGDLCDFLDADDRDVESLEENFVRLPFPVYPIGEEEHGSRWFLGQDALLRDDASAVIFARGRTTEGLERVRDLIPGDWLNDYR is encoded by the coding sequence ATGACACAAGAGTTCGATCTTGCTGCCTCCCTCGTTGAGGGCATCGGGGGACGCAGCGGCGCATGGACCTTCATCCAGGGCTTCGCTGCGCATTGGGCCAGCCCACTAGAGAGCGCTGACGGGTGGACAGAGGTCGATCTGACCGCGGCCGAGGAGAGGCTTGGGGTTCGGCTGCCAGCTGCATTGCGCGAGGCGTATCTGCTGTTCGGACGCCGCCGGGATCTGACCAGTAACCACGACGTGCTGCTCGGCCCGACGGAGCTATATGTGGATGACGCCAAGGCGGCCCTGGTCTTCCGGCATGAGAATCAGGGCGCTGTCTCCTGGGGCATCCTCCTCGACAGCCTCCAGAATGACGACCCCGCAGTGTTCTTCCGGACGAACCTGGCTGATGGGAGCGCCGAGCGATGGGAAGGCTGGCTGGAGCGGCTTTCCCTGGCCTTCGTTGAGGTCGTTCTGTCCGAATACCTGCAGGCTGATGGAGATCTCTGCGACTTCCTCGACGCGGATGACCGTGACGTCGAGTCGCTGGAGGAGAACTTCGTCCGGCTGCCGTTCCCGGTGTATCCCATCGGCGAGGAGGAACACGGGAGCCGGTGGTTCCTGGGCCAGGACGCCCTGCTCCGTGACGACGCCAGCGCAGTCATTTTTGCCCGCGGCCGGACGACAGAAGGCCTCGAGCGCGTTCGGGATCTGATTCCGGGAGACTGGCTCAACGACTATCGCTGA